In a genomic window of Chryseobacterium sp. G0162:
- a CDS encoding MBL fold metallo-hydrolase — MKLKFLGTGTSQGVPVIGCTCEVCISENPKDKRLRSSVMVTTDENKKILIDCGPDFRQQMLTNHEHTVDLALITHEHNDHVIGLDDMRPLIFKSGKDVPLYCYSRVAHEIKNRFPYAFADVRYPGAPAFELHEIENKPFQVLDTEVTPIEVIHFKISVFGYKFKNLAYITDAGFISDTEKEKLKNLDVLILNCIRKFDPHPAHFILPDVIKLFEELKPKKLFLTHISHHLGLHDIEDKQLPSGMHLAYDGLELNF, encoded by the coding sequence GTACCCGTTATTGGCTGCACCTGCGAGGTGTGTATTTCCGAAAATCCCAAAGACAAACGTCTTCGTTCTTCCGTTATGGTAACAACGGATGAAAATAAAAAAATACTCATTGATTGTGGTCCGGATTTCCGGCAGCAAATGCTTACTAACCATGAGCATACGGTAGATCTTGCCCTGATTACTCATGAGCACAACGATCATGTAATTGGATTAGATGATATGCGTCCGCTTATTTTTAAAAGCGGAAAGGATGTTCCACTCTATTGTTATTCAAGGGTAGCACATGAGATTAAAAACCGTTTTCCTTATGCTTTTGCAGATGTAAGATATCCGGGAGCTCCGGCTTTTGAACTTCATGAAATTGAAAACAAACCGTTCCAGGTTTTGGACACGGAAGTGACCCCTATTGAGGTAATCCATTTTAAAATAAGTGTCTTTGGATATAAGTTTAAAAACCTGGCCTATATTACGGATGCAGGTTTTATTTCTGATACCGAGAAAGAAAAATTAAAGAATCTGGATGTCTTGATTTTAAATTGCATCAGAAAATTTGATCCACATCCGGCTCATTTTATCCTTCCCGATGTTATAAAACTATTCGAAGAACTAAAACCTAAAAAATTATTTTTAACTCACATTAGTCACCATTTAGGCTTGCATGATATTGAAGATAAACAACTTCCATCGGGAATGCACCTTGCCTA